A DNA window from Vigna angularis cultivar LongXiaoDou No.4 chromosome 1, ASM1680809v1, whole genome shotgun sequence contains the following coding sequences:
- the LOC108332191 gene encoding alternative oxidase 3, mitochondrial, giving the protein MLSRSTMKHTLVRSAARALLGGGRSYYRHLPTAAIVEPTRQHGGGAFGSFYLRRMSSLPDIKDHNSEEKKNEVKDTDTNAVISSYWGISRPKVRREDGTEWPWNCFMPWDTYHSDVSIDVTKHHTPKTLTDKVAFRSVKFLRVLSDLYFKERYGCHAMMLETIAAVPGMVGGMLLHLKSLRKFQHSGGWIKALLEEAENERMHLMTMVELVQPKWHERLLIFTAQGVFFNAFFVFYLLSPKAAHRFVGYLEEEAVISYTQHLEAIESGKVENVPAPAIAIDYWRLPKDATLKDVVTVIRADEAHHRDVNHFASDIHQQGKELREAPAPIGYH; this is encoded by the exons aTGCTGTCAAGATCCACCATGAAGCATACTTTAGTAAGGTCAGCGGCACGAGCTCTGCTTGGCGGTGGCCGTAGCTACTACCGCCACCTCCCAACAGCCGCGATCGTGGAGCCGACACGCCAGCATGGCGGCGGCGCGTTTGGAAGCTTCTATTTGCGGAGGATGTCCAGTCTTCCAGACATCAAGGATCACAACTCAGAGGAGAAAAAAAACGAGGTCAAAGACACCGACACCAACGCCGTCATTTCCAGTTACTGGGGGATCTCAAGGCCCAAGGTCCGCAGGGAGGACGGAACTGAGTGGCCATGGAACTGTTTCATG CCATGGGACACTTACCACTCAGATGTGTCAATAGACGTGACCAAGCATCACACACCGAAGACATTAACCGACAAGGTTGCTTTTAGGTCTGTCAAGTTTCTAAGGGTTCTCTCTGATTTATACTTCAAG GAACGGTATGGGTGCCATGCCATGATGCTGGAAACAATTGCAGCGGTTCCAGGAATGGTGGGAGGGATGCTGCTGCACCTGAAGTCTCTGAGGAAGTTTCAGCACAGTGGGGGATGGATCAAGGCATTGCTTGAGGAAGCAGAGAACGAGAGGATGCACCTGATGACGATGGTGGAGCTGGTGCAGCCCAAATGGCACGAGAGGCTTCTGATTTTCACTGCACAGGGCGTTTTCTTCAACGCCTTCTTCGTGTTTTACCTCCTCTCACCAAAAGCAGCACACAGGTTTGTTGGGTATTTAGAGGAAGAGGCTGTGATTTCATACACACAGCATTTGGAAGCAATTGAGAGTGGCAAAGTTGAAAACGTCCCTGCTCCTGCCATTGCCATTGACTACTGGAGGCTCCCCAAGGATGCAACTCTCAAAGATGTTGTCACTGTGATTCGTGCAGATGAGGCTCACCACAGAGATGTCAACCACTTTGCTTCT GATATTCACCAGCAAGGAAAGGAATTAAGGGAGGCACCAGCTCCTATTGGTTATCATTGA